A window from Ignavibacteriota bacterium encodes these proteins:
- a CDS encoding 50S ribosomal protein L9, producing MKVILRKNYDQLGKIGDLVDVKDGFARNFLLPRQIAYIATKGNIRSLEEEKLQIVKKEAKELSSAKSLASELENVSITIPVKVGEEDKLFGSVTNQMIADALKEKKYDIDKRKIDLEEPIKALGIYSVNIKLHPEVSAVVKTWVVRE from the coding sequence ATGAAAGTAATACTAAGAAAAAATTATGATCAGCTTGGTAAAATTGGTGATCTTGTTGATGTTAAAGACGGTTTTGCAAGAAATTTTTTATTACCAAGGCAAATTGCATACATTGCAACTAAAGGAAATATAAGATCCTTAGAAGAAGAAAAATTACAAATTGTGAAAAAAGAAGCAAAAGAACTTTCTTCTGCAAAATCTTTAGCTTCGGAATTAGAAAATGTTTCTATAACAATTCCCGTTAAAGTTGGTGAAGAAGATAAATTATTCGGTTCTGTAACAAACCAAATGATTGCAGATGCTTTAAAAGAAAAGAAATATGATATTGATAAAAGAAAAATTGATTTGGAAGAACCAATTAAAGCATTGGGAATTTATAGTGTTAATATTAAACTTCATCCCGAAGTTAGCGCTGTTGTAAAAACTTGGGTTGTAAGAGAATAA
- a CDS encoding single-stranded DNA-binding protein: MAELKMPELNNVIVAGNLTKDPIFRETSNNTPVANFHVAANRRYKDSNNQWQEDVCYVGVVAWNKLADSCKDRLRKGSAVLVDGELQSRTFKTEDGKNRTIVEIKAKRIQFLNKLGKSNEEFPDTASEDSDDSLIEDTSFDKFLNDEESNLINDDK; encoded by the coding sequence ATGGCTGAATTGAAAATGCCTGAATTAAATAATGTTATTGTTGCTGGTAACCTAACAAAAGATCCAATTTTTAGAGAAACTTCAAATAATACACCTGTTGCTAACTTTCACGTTGCAGCAAATAGAAGATACAAAGATAGCAATAATCAATGGCAAGAAGATGTTTGCTACGTTGGTGTTGTTGCATGGAATAAATTAGCAGATAGCTGTAAAGACAGATTAAGAAAAGGTAGTGCAGTTCTTGTTGATGGCGAATTACAAAGCAGAACATTTAAAACAGAAGACGGAAAGAATAGAACAATAGTAGAAATTAAAGCAAAACGAATTCAATTTTTAAATAAATTAGGTAAATCAAATGAAGAATTTCCGGATACTGCTTCCGAAGATTCTGATGACAGCCTAATTGAAGATACATCATTTGATAAATTCTTAAATGATGAAGAATCTAATCTTATCAATGATGATAAATAG
- a CDS encoding 30S ribosomal protein S18, whose amino-acid sequence MKNKKARRVIDEYIDYKDGKKLIKFISDQGKIIPRRITGLSAKQHRELVQAVKRARQVAILPFVSEAVK is encoded by the coding sequence ATGAAAAATAAAAAAGCAAGAAGAGTAATAGACGAATACATCGATTACAAAGATGGTAAAAAACTTATTAAATTTATTTCTGATCAAGGTAAAATAATCCCAAGAAGAATTACCGGATTAAGCGCAAAACAACACAGAGAACTTGTTCAAGCTGTTAAAAGAGCACGACAAGTTGCAATTTTACCATTTGTCTCAGAAGCAGTTAAGTAG
- a CDS encoding ATP-binding protein — protein MRKNIAKRISVNSSTDNLSVIRDFIRSAANEAGFDNDTSGKIVLAADEACTNIIKHAYKFSEKGKIGINVSVKSNKFTIAITDSGEHFNSTSIPEPDLKKYYQEKKVGGLGMFLMKKLMDEVKYSQPNDKKNKVTLVKYLS, from the coding sequence ATTAGGAAAAATATTGCCAAGAGAATTTCTGTAAACAGCAGCACGGATAATTTATCTGTTATTAGAGATTTTATTCGCTCAGCAGCAAACGAAGCCGGATTTGATAATGATACTTCTGGAAAAATTGTTTTAGCTGCCGATGAAGCTTGTACAAATATTATTAAACATGCATATAAATTTTCGGAAAAAGGTAAAATAGGAATTAATGTTTCGGTCAAAAGTAATAAATTCACGATAGCTATTACCGATAGCGGAGAACATTTTAATTCAACTTCAATTCCGGAGCCGGATTTGAAAAAATATTATCAGGAAAAGAAAGTTGGCGGTTTAGGAATGTTTCTGATGAAAAAATTAATGGATGAGGTAAAATATTCTCAACCAAATGACAAGAAGAATAAAGTAACACTTGTCAAATATCTTTCATAA
- a CDS encoding STAS domain-containing protein yields the protein MADFYVRKEGVGKVSVLNVKGFLDAHTAPELENAFNSLIDNKQFNVVVNFRDLQYISSAGLGVFMAYVETMRENNGDIKFTNLKDDVFNIFDLLGFPLLYEFYKEEKEAIDKFNLVK from the coding sequence ATGGCAGATTTTTATGTTCGCAAGGAGGGGGTTGGCAAAGTTAGTGTGCTTAATGTTAAAGGATTTTTAGATGCGCACACAGCGCCCGAGCTTGAAAATGCTTTTAATTCGCTTATTGATAATAAGCAGTTTAATGTTGTTGTAAATTTTAGAGACCTTCAATATATAAGCAGTGCCGGTTTGGGTGTTTTTATGGCTTACGTGGAAACTATGCGCGAAAATAACGGCGATATTAAATTCACCAACCTTAAAGATGATGTTTTCAACATTTTTGATTTACTTGGATTTCCTTTATTGTATGAGTTTTACAAAGAAGAAAAAGAAGCAATAGATAAATTCAATTTGGTAAAATAA
- a CDS encoding SpoIIE family protein phosphatase — MNLPDSNIALRNFSALVDFSNNINSNLNLDFALNNLLLTCFGKLQTTKGIIALFDENNLDPKLFKGFNQIDAKRISSLIENNLDKNFDDLLIQENIKIHEKIISSDQTIGFILLGGKLSQKDYDEEDKLFLSTIVKIGSAAIKNIQNFEKLNEINKQLDGKINQLNSLFDLGKEFSSILDIDRVSKLLTFAISAQMLVSKFAIVLIQNETFNILESKFNNKLLTDLINHCECKSVSTPIHASSSPKFDELKKIGIEVIIPMIIKNVTKGIIFLGKRLSNKNYTQSDLEYLSSVASLAIISIENSLLFQQALEKQKIEKDLEIAKNIQRNLLPRKLPKSAKFEIEAINKTAKMVGGDFYDVVQLTENKLLIAIADVSGKGIQASLLMANLQAFLKAIYKQNYKLEEASNFLNDVVSENTTNGSFITFFWGIFDSNTKEFSYVNMGHNPPLLINKDGIKKLRKGGMILGVMKTIIPYEMETINLNSDDVILLFTDGITEAMDFNNNEYTDERLENLMLNCFNQNSKMILNNILEDINLHTKGSEQSDDITCLVLKIK, encoded by the coding sequence ATGAACTTGCCAGATAGTAACATTGCACTTCGTAATTTTTCAGCTCTCGTTGATTTTTCAAATAATATTAACTCAAATTTAAATTTAGATTTTGCGCTAAACAATTTGCTTTTAACGTGTTTCGGAAAACTTCAAACCACAAAAGGAATTATTGCACTTTTCGATGAAAATAATCTTGATCCTAAATTGTTCAAAGGTTTTAATCAAATTGATGCAAAAAGAATTTCAAGTTTGATTGAAAATAATTTAGATAAAAATTTTGATGATTTGTTAATTCAAGAAAATATAAAAATACATGAAAAAATAATTTCATCTGATCAAACTATCGGATTTATATTACTCGGTGGAAAACTTTCTCAAAAAGATTATGATGAAGAAGACAAATTATTTCTTTCAACAATTGTAAAAATTGGAAGCGCAGCAATTAAAAATATTCAAAATTTTGAAAAGTTGAATGAGATCAATAAACAACTTGATGGAAAAATCAATCAGTTAAATTCTTTATTTGATTTAGGAAAAGAATTCAGCAGTATTTTGGATATTGATAGAGTTTCAAAATTGTTAACTTTTGCAATAAGTGCACAAATGCTTGTTTCAAAATTTGCAATTGTGTTAATTCAAAATGAAACTTTTAATATTCTTGAAAGCAAGTTCAACAATAAACTTTTAACAGATTTAATAAATCATTGCGAGTGTAAATCTGTCTCAACCCCAATCCACGCAAGCAGTTCGCCAAAGTTTGATGAATTAAAAAAAATTGGAATTGAAGTGATAATTCCGATGATAATTAAAAATGTTACAAAAGGAATTATTTTTCTCGGCAAAAGATTATCAAATAAGAATTATACACAATCAGATTTGGAATATTTATCATCAGTTGCAAGTTTGGCAATTATTTCAATTGAAAATAGTTTACTTTTTCAGCAAGCTTTGGAAAAACAAAAAATTGAAAAAGATTTAGAAATCGCAAAAAATATTCAAAGAAATTTACTTCCGCGCAAATTACCAAAATCAGCAAAGTTTGAAATTGAAGCAATTAATAAAACTGCTAAAATGGTCGGCGGAGATTTTTACGATGTTGTTCAGCTTACTGAAAATAAATTGCTAATTGCAATTGCAGATGTTTCCGGCAAAGGAATTCAAGCATCATTGTTAATGGCAAATCTTCAAGCATTTCTTAAAGCAATCTATAAACAGAACTATAAATTAGAAGAAGCGTCTAATTTTTTGAATGATGTAGTTTCTGAGAATACGACAAACGGAAGTTTTATAACATTTTTCTGGGGAATTTTTGATTCAAACACAAAAGAATTTTCGTATGTAAATATGGGACACAATCCGCCGCTATTGATTAACAAAGACGGAATTAAAAAATTAAGAAAAGGCGGAATGATTCTTGGTGTAATGAAAACAATAATTCCATACGAGATGGAAACTATAAATTTAAATTCTGATGATGTAATTTTATTATTTACTGATGGAATTACCGAAGCAATGGATTTTAACAATAATGAATATACCGATGAACGATTGGAAAATCTTATGTTAAATTGTTTTAATCAAAATTCGAAAATGATATTGAACAATATTTTAGAAGATATAAATCTTCATACAAAAGGATCAGAACAATCTGATGATATTACGTGTCTAGTACTAAAAATAAAATAA
- the rpsF gene encoding 30S ribosomal protein S6 yields the protein MATRQYESVVILNATLEDPQIEEIITSIHHNIKTNGGEITDVENWGRKRLAYAINNAKSGYYLITRFVAAPSMISEFERSLKLDENVIRYLTIALDKKALEYLKNAANKKEEPASEQGSEVLEKSTLE from the coding sequence ATGGCAACACGACAATATGAAAGTGTTGTAATACTCAACGCAACACTTGAAGACCCCCAAATTGAGGAAATTATCACTTCAATTCATCACAATATTAAAACTAACGGCGGTGAAATTACTGACGTAGAAAATTGGGGAAGAAAACGTCTCGCTTACGCAATTAACAATGCTAAAAGCGGATACTACTTAATTACCAGATTCGTAGCAGCGCCTTCAATGATTTCCGAATTTGAAAGATCACTTAAGCTTGATGAAAATGTAATTAGATATCTTACAATTGCATTAGATAAAAAAGCTTTAGAATATCTTAAAAATGCTGCAAATAAAAAAGAAGAACCAGCTTCTGAACAAGGATCTGAAGTTCTTGAAAAATCAACGTTAGAATAA
- the secD gene encoding protein translocase subunit SecD encodes MKELRFRSILVIAAVALSVYLLYPTFQDYNNNKEITKTISSLKDSIKTSNSKLSDEQIQNILEFKEDSIRVADPDIKAAREKRIKLGLDLQGGMYLVMEVNTAKLLERLANDPDVRFQNILKETTEIAKTSDQDFVSILTGKLSQNNIELRRYFGSIRQEDSEIIDELKEQESDAVTRAIEIIRNRIDQYGVSEPSIQKQGARRIIVELPGVAKKEEAKNLLQGRAMLEFKLVKDPEFTFPIMNKIDEVLANSNKDTTDTAIKDSLLSDTELSTEESEKQHPFFSVAKLISQNSADAIVEESKKELLNNYLNRPEVKKVIPDNVEFLYSAKPYAVQDGITYYSLYLVNKQAELTGGVIVDAQANINQQTTAPVVNMQMNSEGAREWARITGANVNKRCAVVLDGYVYTAPNINEKIPSGSSQISGMDDLEEAKLIEIVLKAGALPAPVDIIEERTVGPSLGQDSINQGFNSTIIAFIIIAFFMFTYYKKSGAFADLAMFFTILFILGILAAFNATLTLPGIAGIILTIGMAVDANVLIFERIREELSTGKTVKAAVQGGFSHSYSAIFDSNITSFFTAIILYQFGSGPIQGFALTLMIGILSSLFCALVITKLLFEFAIAKGYSINVGSRSRIFDSLNYNFLGNRKIGYIISSVLLLIGIFSLIIRGVELGIDFKGGSEIAVQFEKPIEITDIRQELSSIGLGNVEVKTFGDNSGVLIRTELQEIPANIIPNVVSSLDKAINKYYPGVQKSIVDSSLNSFTYQFPSSEIASTLMEKLFIDGFQTSRATDDINNTKITINLTIADWIKENLIQLHSDNPFQVLKEEKVGPKVGEELKFDAIVAVILSLIVILIYLGFRFKFGFALGAVIALFHDVLITLGAFSLLYGLIPGLNLEISVSVVAAFLTLVGYSINDTVVVFDRIREDIKIHKTANLEDVMNKAINKTLSRTVITSLTTLFAVIVILIFSGEVLRGFAFSLFFGIIIGTYSSIFVASAFVLEYAKKRGQKIQF; translated from the coding sequence ATGAAAGAGTTAAGATTTAGGTCAATTTTAGTAATTGCAGCAGTTGCACTAAGTGTTTATCTGCTGTATCCTACTTTTCAAGATTATAACAATAATAAAGAAATTACAAAAACAATCTCAAGTCTTAAAGACAGTATTAAGACATCAAATAGTAAATTATCCGATGAGCAAATTCAAAACATTCTTGAGTTTAAAGAAGATAGCATTCGCGTTGCAGATCCCGATATAAAAGCTGCGCGCGAAAAAAGAATAAAATTAGGTTTGGATTTGCAAGGCGGAATGTATCTTGTAATGGAAGTTAATACTGCAAAATTACTTGAAAGACTAGCAAATGATCCCGATGTTCGTTTTCAAAATATTCTTAAAGAAACTACGGAAATTGCAAAAACTTCCGATCAAGATTTTGTTTCTATTCTAACCGGAAAACTTTCTCAAAATAATATAGAACTTAGAAGATATTTTGGATCAATTAGGCAAGAAGATTCTGAAATTATTGATGAACTTAAAGAACAAGAATCAGATGCAGTAACAAGAGCAATCGAAATTATCAGAAATAGAATTGATCAATACGGAGTATCAGAACCTTCAATTCAAAAACAAGGTGCAAGAAGAATAATTGTTGAATTACCGGGCGTTGCAAAAAAAGAAGAAGCAAAAAATCTTCTTCAAGGAAGAGCAATGCTTGAATTCAAATTGGTGAAAGACCCGGAATTTACTTTCCCAATTATGAATAAAATTGATGAAGTTCTTGCAAATTCAAATAAAGATACAACAGATACTGCAATAAAAGATTCTTTACTATCGGATACTGAACTTTCTACTGAAGAATCTGAAAAGCAACATCCTTTCTTTTCTGTTGCAAAGTTAATATCTCAAAACAGCGCCGATGCAATTGTTGAGGAAAGTAAAAAAGAACTTTTGAATAATTATTTAAACAGACCGGAAGTTAAAAAAGTTATTCCTGATAATGTTGAATTTTTATATTCTGCAAAACCTTACGCCGTTCAAGATGGAATTACATATTACAGTTTATATTTAGTAAATAAACAGGCTGAATTAACCGGCGGAGTTATTGTTGATGCTCAGGCTAATATTAATCAACAAACAACCGCTCCAGTTGTAAATATGCAAATGAATTCTGAAGGCGCAAGAGAATGGGCAAGAATTACAGGCGCAAATGTTAATAAAAGATGTGCCGTTGTTTTGGATGGATATGTTTATACCGCACCAAATATTAATGAAAAAATTCCTTCTGGAAGTTCTCAAATTTCCGGAATGGATGATTTGGAAGAAGCAAAACTTATTGAAATTGTTTTAAAAGCTGGTGCATTACCGGCTCCAGTTGATATTATCGAAGAACGTACAGTTGGTCCATCTTTAGGACAAGATTCAATTAATCAAGGTTTTAATTCAACAATAATTGCTTTTATTATTATAGCATTTTTCATGTTTACTTATTACAAAAAATCGGGAGCTTTTGCTGATTTAGCAATGTTCTTTACGATTTTATTTATATTGGGAATTTTAGCAGCATTCAACGCAACTTTAACACTTCCCGGTATTGCGGGCATTATTTTAACAATTGGAATGGCAGTTGACGCTAACGTACTTATTTTCGAAAGAATTAGAGAAGAATTATCTACCGGTAAAACTGTAAAAGCTGCGGTTCAAGGCGGTTTTTCTCATTCTTATTCAGCAATTTTTGATTCCAACATTACATCATTTTTTACAGCAATAATTCTTTATCAATTTGGCAGCGGACCAATTCAGGGTTTTGCATTAACTTTGATGATTGGTATTCTTTCCAGTTTATTCTGTGCTTTAGTAATTACTAAATTATTATTTGAATTTGCAATTGCTAAAGGTTATTCAATAAATGTTGGAAGCAGATCACGAATTTTTGATTCTTTAAATTATAATTTTCTCGGAAATAGAAAAATTGGTTATATAATTTCTAGCGTTCTTCTTTTAATTGGTATTTTCAGCTTGATTATTAGAGGTGTTGAATTAGGAATAGATTTTAAAGGTGGTTCCGAAATTGCAGTTCAATTTGAAAAACCAATTGAAATTACCGACATAAGACAAGAATTGAGTTCAATTGGATTAGGAAATGTTGAAGTAAAAACTTTTGGTGATAATTCCGGAGTTTTAATTAGAACTGAATTACAAGAAATTCCCGCTAATATTATTCCAAACGTTGTTTCATCATTAGATAAAGCAATTAATAAATATTATCCGGGAGTTCAAAAATCAATTGTTGATTCTTCTTTAAATTCATTTACTTATCAATTCCCTTCTTCAGAAATAGCAAGTACACTTATGGAAAAACTATTTATTGATGGGTTCCAAACTTCGCGTGCTACTGATGATATCAACAATACAAAGATTACAATAAATTTAACAATTGCAGATTGGATTAAAGAAAATTTAATTCAATTGCATTCTGATAATCCATTCCAAGTTTTGAAAGAAGAAAAAGTTGGTCCTAAGGTTGGTGAAGAATTAAAGTTTGATGCAATTGTTGCTGTTATACTTTCGTTAATAGTAATTTTAATTTACTTAGGTTTCAGATTTAAATTTGGGTTTGCGCTTGGTGCAGTAATTGCACTTTTCCATGACGTTTTAATTACGCTTGGAGCATTTTCATTATTGTACGGATTAATACCCGGATTAAATTTGGAAATTTCTGTAAGCGTTGTTGCGGCATTTTTAACTTTGGTGGGATATTCAATTAATGATACTGTGGTTGTTTTTGATAGAATTAGAGAAGATATAAAAATTCACAAAACCGCAAATCTTGAAGACGTAATGAACAAAGCAATAAACAAAACTTTATCAAGAACCGTAATTACAAGCTTAACAACTTTATTTGCCGTAATTGTAATTCTTATTTTCAGCGGTGAAGTTTTACGCGGATTTGCATTCTCATTATTTTTCGGAATTATAATTGGTACATATTCATCTATTTTTGTTGCGAGCGCATTTGTTTTAGAATATGCTAAAAAACGCGGACAGAAAATTCAATTCTAA
- a CDS encoding SpoIIE family protein phosphatase, which translates to MLSKFLAKYRKKLILPVTILLGIIGFINLYFILNITPRTNDECLWKQEKIGKDSVRIYFDLVKHKGITWNAGIRDGDTFLKIDGKKLRNLFHASYLADRKPTGDSLVFTVSREGKVFDTTIKVKKIIDIGGLAFAILGIIWLAVGFVVLSSKPYGFPQLLFYRIGALFVLTNTVYLFSGNQLLNPFFEYKILTLFADLSWVISSIFLPFIFVYFFWVFPLETKIIKKKYTSKFLIIAPTIFASIAVISRIYFIYYPVANSNPFDNKSTFILIGFINILILLALLVGLISLFRSFMKLKDPTERASIFVVLIGYTVGVISIIYVNTFANVLADSIFNNPEYYLPIFLIILLPLSFGYSIFRYSLLDVSDVLKNTILYGTATITIAGSYFLIIYVLGQYISEAVTSEYQGVVAGGIFIIFALIFQSTKDRFQNVITKYFYPEQFAYQKVLMKFSNDISTIVGVDNILDSVLETFVDSLKVEKFGIAIKDFNSSEFILKREDGFANKNLTFTNCENSIETRINEKVDLKHPIAFDQTEFENIFPCVSKELITEGIYTIIPLYIKKKIIGLLLFGLKHSGAQFAGKDIDLLIAAANQTAVSLENARLYEEEAKKIKLERELVVARQIQEGLLPINIPKLNNLDISGIMIPAMQVGGDYYDVIKITDTQMFIVVGDVSGKGLSASFYMSKLQTMIQLFCTDTRSPKEVLYELNKRITGNIDKQWFITLTVAFIDVAKRQIKICRAGHTPTIKITDGVVQYLKPKGIGIGLENGDLFKNNLEELEVSISPHDIFIFSSDGVNEAMNSNNELFGYEKLISVIKEKSQLSAKEILNSSLQNLEVFRGNTAPNDDITMVVLKVL; encoded by the coding sequence ATGTTAAGTAAATTTTTAGCAAAATACAGAAAAAAATTAATTCTTCCAGTAACAATTTTACTTGGAATAATTGGGTTTATTAATCTGTATTTCATACTAAATATAACGCCAAGAACAAATGATGAATGTTTGTGGAAGCAAGAAAAAATTGGAAAAGACAGCGTAAGAATTTATTTCGATTTGGTAAAACACAAAGGAATAACTTGGAACGCTGGAATTAGAGACGGCGATACATTCTTAAAAATTGACGGGAAAAAATTAAGAAATTTATTTCACGCTTCATATTTGGCAGATAGAAAACCAACCGGCGATTCGCTTGTATTTACGGTATCAAGAGAGGGAAAAGTTTTTGATACAACAATTAAAGTAAAGAAAATTATTGATATCGGCGGATTGGCTTTTGCAATTCTTGGAATTATTTGGCTTGCTGTTGGATTTGTTGTTTTATCATCAAAACCTTATGGATTTCCGCAATTATTATTTTATAGAATTGGAGCTCTATTTGTTCTCACAAACACAGTTTACCTTTTTTCCGGAAATCAATTATTAAATCCATTTTTTGAGTATAAAATTTTAACGCTTTTTGCTGATTTAAGCTGGGTAATTTCATCAATATTTCTTCCGTTTATTTTTGTTTATTTCTTTTGGGTTTTTCCGCTTGAAACAAAAATTATTAAAAAGAAATACACTTCTAAATTTTTAATTATTGCACCAACAATTTTTGCATCAATTGCAGTAATTTCAAGAATATATTTTATTTATTATCCAGTTGCAAATTCAAATCCATTTGATAATAAATCCACATTTATTCTAATTGGTTTTATTAACATTTTAATTCTCCTTGCGTTACTTGTTGGTTTAATTTCTTTATTCAGAAGTTTTATGAAATTAAAGGATCCAACCGAACGAGCTTCAATATTTGTTGTATTGATCGGTTATACAGTTGGAGTAATTTCAATAATTTATGTAAATACGTTTGCAAATGTTTTGGCAGATTCAATATTTAATAATCCGGAATATTATCTACCAATATTTTTAATAATTCTTCTTCCGTTAAGTTTTGGATATTCTATTTTCAGATATTCACTATTAGATGTAAGCGATGTTTTAAAAAACACAATTTTATATGGAACAGCAACAATTACAATTGCCGGAAGTTATTTTTTAATAATTTATGTTTTGGGTCAATATATAAGTGAAGCAGTAACTTCGGAATATCAAGGAGTTGTAGCTGGAGGAATTTTTATAATTTTTGCTCTAATATTTCAATCCACAAAAGACCGATTTCAAAATGTTATAACAAAATATTTTTATCCAGAGCAATTTGCATATCAAAAAGTTTTGATGAAATTCAGCAACGATATTTCTACAATTGTTGGAGTTGATAATATTTTAGATTCGGTTTTAGAAACTTTTGTTGATTCATTAAAAGTTGAAAAATTTGGAATTGCAATAAAGGATTTTAATTCAAGTGAATTTATACTAAAAAGGGAAGATGGTTTTGCAAATAAAAATTTAACATTTACAAATTGTGAAAATTCAATTGAAACAAGAATAAATGAAAAAGTTGACCTAAAACATCCTATAGCTTTTGATCAAACCGAATTTGAAAATATTTTTCCTTGTGTTTCCAAAGAATTAATTACGGAAGGAATTTATACAATAATTCCTCTTTATATTAAAAAGAAAATTATTGGATTATTACTATTTGGATTGAAACATTCGGGAGCGCAGTTTGCTGGGAAAGATATTGATTTATTAATCGCCGCAGCAAATCAAACAGCGGTTTCTTTAGAAAATGCAAGATTGTATGAAGAAGAAGCCAAGAAAATTAAGCTCGAAAGGGAATTAGTTGTTGCACGTCAAATTCAAGAAGGATTGCTTCCAATTAATATTCCGAAATTAAATAATTTAGATATTTCTGGAATTATGATTCCCGCAATGCAAGTCGGCGGAGATTATTATGATGTAATTAAAATTACAGATACACAAATGTTTATTGTTGTTGGAGATGTTTCCGGCAAAGGACTTTCAGCATCTTTTTATATGTCAAAACTTCAAACAATGATACAGCTTTTTTGCACTGATACAAGATCGCCAAAAGAAGTTCTATATGAATTAAACAAAAGAATTACTGGAAATATTGATAAACAATGGTTTATAACATTAACGGTTGCGTTTATAGATGTTGCAAAAAGGCAAATAAAAATTTGCAGAGCTGGTCATACCCCAACAATAAAAATTACAGACGGAGTTGTTCAATACTTAAAACCAAAAGGGATTGGAATTGGTTTAGAAAACGGTGATTTATTCAAAAATAATTTAGAAGAATTAGAAGTAAGTATTTCACCTCATGACATTTTTATATTTTCTTCAGATGGTGTTAACGAAGCTATGAATTCCAATAATGAATTATTCGGTTACGAAAAATTAATTTCAGTTATTAAAGAAAAATCTCAATTAAGTGCTAAAGAAATTTTGAATTCATCATTACAAAATTTAGAAGTTTTTAGAGGCAACACTGCTCCAAATGATGATATAACAATGGTAGTTTTAAAAGTTTTATAA